From one Cyprinus carpio isolate SPL01 chromosome B3, ASM1834038v1, whole genome shotgun sequence genomic stretch:
- the LOC109048433 gene encoding heparan sulfate glucosamine 3-O-sulfotransferase 3B1-like, giving the protein MEYSPHCHSTQPVKNKLFVFCIMLSLWVYMLYCCVGYCSTTPSFMMEERSSRNPLKHLQKQDLEMFLKSQSGDLLNNESDADSKGDGWEENKGDAAYDEDSGVAGALNGSETKKLPQAIIIGVKKGGTRALLEFLRLHPDIRAVGAEPHFFDRNYEKGLEWYRELMPKTEEGQLTMEKTPSYFVTKEVPARIHAMSKDTKLIVVVRDPVTRAISDYTQTRSKKPDIPSFENLTFKNITANLIDTSWSAVQIGMYARHLEQWLQFFPMSQLLFVSGERLISDPAGEMARVQHFLGLRREVTHKHFHFNPTKGFPCLKRPESNSKPHCLGKTKGRTHPNIHPDVIQRLREFYKPFNKKFYYMTGHDFGWD; this is encoded by the exons ATGGAATATAGTCCGCACTGTCACTCCACTCAGCCggtgaaaaacaaacttttcgtGTTCTGCATCATGCTGTCACTGTGGGTGTACATGCTGTACTGCTGCGTGGGCTACTGCTCCACCACACCGAGTTTCATGATGGAAGAAAGGAGCAGCAGGAATCCACTCAAACACCTCCAGAAACAAGACCTGGAGATGTTCCTCAAAAGCCAGTCCGGGGACTTACTAAACAACGAGAGTGATGCTGACAGCAAAGGAGACGGCTGGGAGGAAAATAAGGGCGATGCTGCTTATGACGAGGACTCGGGAGTAGCAGGTGCCCTGAACGGGTCCGAGACCAAAAAGTTGCCCCAAGCGATTATAATAGGGGTGAAGAAGGGCGGGACGCGCGCGCTGCTCGAGTTTCTGCGCCTCCATCCTGATATCCGCGCGGTGGGAGCTGAGCCGCACTTTTTTGATCGCAACTACGAGAAAGGACTCGAGTGGTACAG GGAACTAATGCCCAAAACTGAGGAGGGTCAGCTGACCATGGAGAAGACACCAAGCTACTTTGTAACCAAGGAGGTCCCAGCCCGGATCCACGCCATGTCCAAGGACACTAAGCTGATAGTTGTGGTTAGAGACCCAGTAACCCGGGCGATCTCGGACTACACGCAGACCCGCTCAAAGAAACCAGACATCCCTTCCTTTGAGAActtgactttcaaaaacatcacagcCAATCTAATAGACACCTCGTGGAGCGCGGTGCAGATCGGCATGTACGCCAGGCATCTGGAGCAGTGGCTGCAGTTCTTCCCCATGAGCCAGCTGTTGTTTGTGAGCGGGGAGCGTCTGATCAGCGACCCGGCCGGGGAAATGGCCCGCGTACAGCACTTCCTGGGCCTGAGGAGGGAGGTCACGCACAAACACTTTCACTTTAACCCCACCAAGGGCTTCCCTTGCCTCAAAAGACCTGAAAGCAACAGCAAACCGCACTGCCTCGGCAAAACTAAAGGCCGCACGCATCCAAACATCCATCCTGATGTGATTCAAAGACTGCGAGAGTTTTACAAGCCATTTAACAAAAAGTTCTACTACATGACTGGCCATGACTTTGGCTGGGActaa